In Streptococcus mitis, the DNA window TTATGAAGGACGAATCATCAACATTCACCCAGCCTATTTGCCAGAATTTCCAGGAGCTCATGGGATTGAGGACGCTTGGAATGCTGGCGTTGCTGAGAGCGGCGTGACCATTCACTGGGTGGATTCCGGAGTGGATACAGGCAAGGTCATCAAACAAGTACGTGTGCCAAGACTAGCGAATGATACCATCGAAAGCTTTGAAGCTCGCATTCATGAGGCAGAGTATAAGTTGTATCCTGAGGTGTTGAATAGTTTGGGAGTGGAGATAAGATATGGGTTTTAAAGAAAAGTTGAAAAACTGGGATAAAGATGTCAGTGACTATAATCCATGGAAAAATGATAACGGTGTAGGGGTGATTAATGATTTTCTTAAATGTTTAACACAACCGAATAATGAATTTTCTTGGATTGAACCTAACGGGAAAAAATACAAACCTGCAACAAGATACATTATCCCTACACACGTTCAAGGCGATTATGAAAACGCAATTTTGTATCAATGTCTTTATAATCCCGGTGTGGCTGATAGTATTTGGAAATTAAAAGATACTGACATTCGTGAATTTATTAAACGAGCCAAAAATAAAGAAGACTACATAGAGAGGATGTTTCAAGACTATCAAAATTTTTCTGTGGAAGATGTTAAAAATAAAATAGTTCAGAAAGACAATATTCTTTACCAAGAAATCAAACTGATACTCGGGAAATTTTCTAAAAAACCAGATCATCAATTGCTCACAAAATTTATAAAGAGTGAATGTTACTACATTAAAAGCTACTATAAAGCATTGTTGGGTGAAAAAGGGGAAGGAAAAAATCTGTTAGATAAGGCGGCTAATCGCTTATTGGAGGAGTGGGATAATCTAGAAAAATATCAAGGGGTACGTATTTGTAATTTAGAATTGGTTCCTTTTGCTTCGCTGAATAAAAAGGATATTAAATTATCGGATGTTGATAAAAAAATTACGAACTTCACAGTGAGTATTATTTTGGAACGAATTTCAAATTATTTGAAGTATGGTGGAGAAAAACCAGTTTTTGTTTTTAGAAGTAGAAAAGAATGGTTTGAAAGGATTAATATATTTATTAATTCAGAATTTGGAATGAATGAGCCTTTTGATATTGAAAATAGTGAATTAATAGATTATTTTTATGAGTTTTCAAGTCAAAATGCAGTTTTATCAAGAAATAATATTC includes these proteins:
- the purN gene encoding phosphoribosylglycinamide formyltransferase; the encoded protein is MKKIAVFASGNGSNFQVIAEQFPVEFVFSDHRDAYVLERADKLGVLSYAFELKEFESKADYEAALVELLEEHQIDLVCLAGYMKIVGPTLLAAYEGRIINIHPAYLPEFPGAHGIEDAWNAGVAESGVTIHWVDSGVDTGKVIKQVRVPRLANDTIESFEARIHEAEYKLYPEVLNSLGVEIRYGF